Proteins encoded by one window of bacterium:
- a CDS encoding fasciclin domain-containing protein: MFKTAEQAGFTTLVAAVKAAGLEDVLNGKGPFTVFAPTDEAFAKLPAGTVESLLKDPAALKSILLYHVVSGEVMAADVVKLTEAATVNGAKVSVDATEGVRINGARVVKADVKASNGVIHVIDTVLLPKN; the protein is encoded by the coding sequence ATCTTCAAGACCGCCGAGCAGGCCGGCTTCACCACGCTGGTCGCGGCCGTGAAGGCCGCCGGCCTCGAGGACGTCCTGAACGGCAAGGGCCCGTTCACGGTCTTCGCGCCGACGGACGAGGCCTTCGCCAAGCTGCCGGCCGGCACGGTCGAGTCGCTGCTGAAGGACCCCGCGGCCCTCAAGAGCATCCTGCTGTACCACGTCGTGTCCGGCGAGGTCATGGCCGCCGATGTGGTGAAGCTCACCGAGGCCGCGACGGTCAACGGCGCGAAGGTGTCCGTCGACGCGACCGAGGGTGTCCGGATCAACGGCGCCCGCGTGGTCAAGGCGGACGTGAAGGCCAGCAACGGCGTCATCCACGTGATCGACACCGTCCTGCTGCCCAAGAACTAA